A window of Herpetosiphonaceae bacterium contains these coding sequences:
- a CDS encoding DUF4350 domain-containing protein has protein sequence MRRWRDLLLITVLFGILIGFTVYGPGSNQIQDDGQTGSTHSSGGEGALGLQRWLQALGYNALNLEYTAWRIPDEAAALFTIAPEEPITEEQAEETLRWVRNGGTLILVVPVQWQQNRNELLDQLDASVVFDDDADLVERADVVQPLLTDPPVVSVPVNTQSALELGRDDYLPLLSTDLGDALVGIQEGRGYIYLAATEFPFTNDGLREPGSAALILNLLARVPPGATVLFNEYHHGYNTPPTLRRVVLRQWWGWAALYAVLVTVLYIVLTGRRFGRPVPLRADVARRSSAEYVQSLAMLFRRARKQSYIQEHYLNQLKRRLARPYGFVPPGDDAKFVDELQRYRGASDEQAARLRALLEQFRRPASDEQLVRLVRTADAFADEKGRLR, from the coding sequence ATGAGGCGCTGGCGCGATCTGCTGCTGATCACGGTCCTGTTCGGCATCCTGATCGGCTTCACCGTCTATGGTCCCGGCAGCAACCAGATTCAGGACGATGGACAGACCGGCTCGACGCACTCGTCGGGCGGCGAGGGCGCGCTTGGCCTTCAGCGCTGGCTGCAAGCCCTGGGCTACAACGCGCTCAACCTCGAATACACCGCGTGGCGCATCCCCGACGAAGCCGCCGCGCTGTTTACGATCGCGCCTGAGGAGCCGATCACCGAGGAGCAGGCCGAGGAAACGCTGCGCTGGGTGCGCAACGGCGGCACGCTGATCCTGGTCGTGCCCGTGCAGTGGCAGCAGAACCGCAACGAGCTGCTTGATCAGCTCGATGCCTCGGTCGTCTTCGACGACGACGCCGATCTCGTCGAGCGCGCCGATGTGGTCCAGCCGCTGCTGACCGATCCGCCGGTCGTTAGCGTGCCGGTCAACACGCAGAGCGCGCTGGAGCTAGGCCGCGACGACTATCTGCCGCTGCTCAGCACCGATCTCGGCGACGCGCTGGTTGGGATTCAAGAGGGACGCGGCTATATCTACCTGGCGGCGACGGAGTTTCCGTTCACCAACGACGGGCTACGCGAGCCGGGCAGCGCGGCGCTGATCTTGAACCTGCTGGCGCGCGTGCCGCCCGGCGCGACCGTGCTCTTCAATGAGTATCACCACGGCTACAACACGCCGCCAACGCTGCGTCGCGTCGTGCTGCGCCAGTGGTGGGGCTGGGCCGCGCTCTACGCCGTGCTGGTGACGGTGCTGTATATCGTGCTGACCGGACGGCGCTTCGGACGACCGGTGCCGCTGCGCGCCGATGTCGCGCGGCGCTCGTCGGCGGAGTACGTGCAATCGCTGGCGATGCTCTTCCGTCGTGCCCGCAAGCAATCCTATATTCAGGAGCACTATCTCAACCAGCTCAAGCGCCGCCTGGCGCGGCCCTACGGCTTTGTGCCGCCCGGCGATGATGCAAAGTTCGTCGACGAGCTTCAGCGCTATCGCGGCGCGTCCGACGAGCAGGCCGCG
- a CDS encoding DUF4129 domain-containing protein has translation MHIRRFLSLALLCLGLVHSVSAQSAPPTLAQYEQWAREAYAAATRSDRIGLDEVALELAAAHEIALPDGTTVPVDNGWLAEALGEEPPPYQLIAARLGAILDAVGQARNAHDPDALAKLDEVFAKPPFKSREVPSAWTSFWQSFWQAIEDFLDSLFGSLPNNSPAPAAGPPTGFRSLSPLGWALLTIGLLLVLGLVFYAIRGVRQSLVRDAKARAEAALEEEDITATEALDRAQAQARTGDYRTAVRYLYLSSLLWLDERKLLRYDRSLTNREYLDQVRANAPLADQLAPVVGTFEHVWYGKRPIAEQDFLAYEAQIQQLRGTEPKS, from the coding sequence ATGCATATACGACGTTTCTTGAGTCTCGCGCTGCTCTGCCTGGGCCTCGTCCACAGCGTGAGCGCCCAGTCTGCCCCGCCCACGCTCGCGCAGTATGAGCAGTGGGCGCGTGAGGCGTACGCGGCGGCGACGCGCTCCGACCGCATCGGGCTGGACGAGGTTGCCCTGGAGCTGGCTGCCGCCCATGAGATCGCGCTGCCCGACGGCACGACGGTGCCGGTAGATAATGGCTGGCTGGCAGAGGCGCTCGGCGAGGAGCCGCCGCCCTATCAGCTCATCGCCGCGCGGCTGGGCGCGATTCTGGATGCCGTCGGCCAGGCGCGCAATGCGCACGATCCCGACGCGCTTGCCAAGCTCGACGAGGTTTTTGCCAAGCCGCCCTTCAAAAGCCGCGAGGTTCCGTCTGCCTGGACCAGCTTCTGGCAATCGTTCTGGCAGGCGATCGAGGACTTCTTGGACAGCCTGTTCGGCTCGCTGCCGAACAACTCGCCCGCGCCAGCCGCAGGGCCGCCGACCGGCTTCCGCTCGCTCTCGCCGCTGGGCTGGGCGCTCCTGACGATCGGGCTGCTGCTGGTGCTGGGGCTGGTCTTCTACGCTATTCGCGGCGTGCGCCAATCGCTGGTGCGCGATGCCAAAGCCCGCGCCGAGGCCGCCCTGGAAGAAGAAGACATTACGGCTACCGAGGCGCTCGATCGGGCACAGGCGCAGGCGCGCACGGGCGACTACCGCACTGCCGTGCGCTACCTGTACCTGTCGTCGCTGCTGTGGCTGGACGAGCGCAAGCTGCTGCGCTACGATCGCTCGCTGACCAACCGCGAGTATCTCGATCAGGTCCGCGCCAACGCGCCCCTCGCCGATCAGCTCGCGCCGGTCGTCGGCACGTTCGAGCACGTCTGGTACGGCAAGCGCCCGATCGCGGAGCAGGATTTTCTGGCCTACGAGGCGCAGATCCAGCAGCTACGCGGGACGGAGCCAAAGTCATGA